In the genome of bacterium, one region contains:
- a CDS encoding macrolide ABC transporter ATP-binding protein, whose protein sequence is EEIMALFDELHRQGQTIVLVTHEYDIAAHAHRIITLRDGLIESDVRRVPVPA, encoded by the coding sequence GAGGAGATCATGGCGCTCTTCGACGAGCTGCACCGCCAGGGACAGACGATCGTGCTGGTGACGCACGAGTACGACATCGCCGCCCACGCCCACCGCATCATCACCCTGCGCGACGGATTGATCGAGAGCGACGTGAGGCGCGTGCCAGTCCCGGCGTGA